The genomic region TCCAAAAGAAACAAACTAAATTATCAATTTTCAGAATGATACCAAGAACGATAATTACTGAGATGGCAATAAATGCATTAAGAACcattaagaaaataaacacatattttaattttaagcaaacatttaaaatatggaTAGTATTATGAAAAATGTCTGAAATCTGATCTTGAAAAAAATGTAGGGTGAGAAGATCTACAGAAAGCCCAAAGTTTGCACTGAGACATGCCAACCACCCGAGAACAATGAGGAGCCCCCAAATAAAAGCACAGGATTTGCAACTACAGCATTTTAAACAATTTTCAGGAAGTCACTTGCCAAGATCAACTGTCCCACAAATGTTTCTACACCTTATCAGGGGAGCTTTGAATCTACCCACCAGTTCAATAATTTCTTTTGGACAGCTGAGAAACACAGAAAGCAACATGGAAACAGAAAGCAACAAGCCACTTTACTCCTACTCCTGCTGCTATCCAGCTTATTGTATGCAAAAGTATATAAAAAATTTAGGAGACAATTATCAGCAACAACAATCTGCTGCAAAAAATAACTGCATGTGTAGCAAACATAGTCCCGCTcacaaacaggaagaaaaaagcagtATCTCAGAATTGTTTTAACTACCTGTATCAGAATACCATGTTAACATCCAAAGAAGTACACAAGCTGACCTTGATGCACCAGAAAACTGTAGAAGTCACTCTATAAAATTAACCTACGTAATTAGATCAGCCTAATATAAAccaaagaaaagtatttttttactgTTCCATTTGTGGATGATCATATGAAAACATAGGTATGTTTGCctgtgtgtatacatatacaTGCACtgtttttttgagaaaaaaagaacatttattcTGCTCAGACCAGCAAAAATCACAACCCTTATCTTCTCCTTGTTTTTACTGAATACTTCTTTCACTTAAAATCAAGTATTTGCTCGCACAcataatgaaaattatttatttggtaATTCTTTTCTAGCATTTCTACTGATGCCTAAGCCATAACTGTACTCACAAAAATATCTTTCAGCACACTTGGTGTTTAATGTCATTTAATATATTTCATTATATGATGTTGCCAGAAttataacaaaaaaataatactAAAAAAAGCTTACCAGTCCTGCTGCATACATGGGTACTATAACAGGCTGCTTCTTGTTGCCTGTAAAGAGCTGATAAAACAACAAAGAATTTACTTAAGAGTTTCTTCTATGTCAGTGATGGAAATGTTTTTCAATGCTACATAACTTGAATAAGGTTAGTATCACAGAATAAATGCTATGTTAATTATAACACAATGGTTAAAAACTAATGCAACTTTTTACATTCATAGGGCTTGTAAAAGGTTGCCAGGTGGTCTGTCATGAACAACCATGTTCTGTGCAACTATGCAATTAGGAGAAGGCATTCACAGAGAACACCTCCACCTGATTCTACATATAAAGCAGATTCCTTATTTAAAAAGCCAGTTTTACTGGCAGACTCACAATATTTCTTGTGTCAATTCCCAGGGAGCACAGAAGCTTTTTGTTGCTGTGGGAGCCACCCCACTGGTATCTCAGTCCATATGCATCGTGGatgtcctgcagctctgtccacaCGTCCATCAGTTCCCTGCACAACCCATCATAAATCAAGTTATCATTCAGAAATACAGCTTAGTAGCCTTGaatatttattctgttttttaaTGCAAGTGACTTATTATACATTCCAATTAAATTTATGCCCAAGCACAATACCCAGGGGAACTAAAACTGCAGTGTTCTCAGAACAATTATAGTTCAGACTTCTTACTGGAAAATGATGTCCATGGCAGGCAGGACAAAGCCTGCTTAGACTTCATCATTACATGAATAAATACAGTAATTTATAGCAAGTGTAACTAATAAGACATATTTGGTCAATTCAGAGACAAAATTGAAAAGAAGATGATAGGCTGCTGAGTTGCTAAGTGAAGTACTCCTGGTGTATGTAGTCACTGAAAACAAGAATTCTGATAGATAGCTGATTTTCACTCGATGGCTTCTCAAAATACTTGAAGCAAACACCTCATTTTAAATTACTGCCATATGTGTTTCAAGTTCATCTTATATTTGTTGCACTGTGGTTTCTTACCCAGTACTTCCTAAGGTCTCCTCAGTTGTTATCTGCTTTTCACCTGCTTCCAGCAAATGATTCAAGGAACTTATTTCTTCTTCAATTTCAGCAACAGGAATGGAAGGAAAACAGACTTCAAATATTCGTTCCAGACGACTTAGCAATGTTGTCTATaccaaagagaaaatatttatgtCAAGTTTTGCTAACTGCTACAAAGACAAGTCCAATATCACAGCAAGATGGACAACAACTTATAGCTAACACAAGATTTCACTCACCACAAAATATTAACTGCCAGAGGACCACAAGACTCTTTAAACACCAAATACAGGCTAGGATCCTGTATACAGGATCCTTACTGTAAACAGTAAGGATCTTGCCCCCTGCAAAGTGAGTTGCAACAGAAGTGTCCAAAGTCACTCTGGTAGAAATTACCAGAAAATGCACACAACAAGATTTAGGCTATATAAGGATAATATCTCAGCAATATAAACAGCATATATTGGAACTAATGGTTTCCAGACATTTTAATTCCAAAGCATGCACTGGGCCTTGGCAGATGGATCtaacatgaaaaacaaaacaaaagtcaAACAACCTCCGGCcctcacaaaaacaaaaaaaatcccccccgtTTTTTTCTGATAAGCAGAGTatgctttcttcttttcaagtttttcccttatatttctcttttctctttagTATTTCCATATAGACAGGATTTCAACTTCTTGTACCTATGTTAACTGGTCTTGGACATCAGATGTACTAATGATATGGAATTTTTTTCAACCCATTAAAAACAGGTAAACATCaagcttttattatttattataatacCAATTTCAATGGTATTTTTTCAAGATATGcttgtaaaaatgaaaataaagccTTTTTTAATGTACTCATTTTTGCCAGAAACACCTGAATCTCTTTTCTTGCTAAGGAAAGGAGGCACAAGCCTGGCATTCAGTGGAGTGTTTCCATCTTTCTAGTTTAGTGCTCCTCAACAACCACTttcccagtgctctgctgcaacacacacagggcagcatccagcagctccagcacctgctTTTCtactggggaaatggaaaagaaacagtAGGCGGAAATCCCAGGAGCATCCCACAGCATGTGCTGTTTtagctgtgccagcagagccctcctgtGGAGATGCAGCATATTCCAGCAACAATGTTGAATTTACACACATAAGCCTCAAAACAGCGGGGTTTTGTTACAACTGAGATGATTTACAGTTCAAAAAAGCAAGGCTGTAGGAGGAAGTTACCTATTTTAGTTAGGCCAATCGATACAACTGGGACAAACCTTCATGCAGCAAAATATCTGCTTCACAATTCCAACAATTATCTGCAACATTTCTTATTTGAACTTATAGCTGAAAATTTGCCTTGTGTCTCATCTCAGCTAAGCAACTCACTGACCATGTACATCAGCAAACATAACAGAGGTAAACATGTTATCAGAATATCTGGATCCTGTACTGGAGTTGGGATGATGAGTCAGGAACTGGGATGGAGTCTGTCCAGACTATTCTTTCTGTTCAGCCTCTAACTgtaaaaaataggaaaatgaaTTGGCTTAGAGCATCAGCTCTTCAGTTTTACTGCCTGTGAAAGAAATGCCTGAGAGGGACAGCCACCAGGTACAGCCACTTGCAAACCATAATGTATAAATGTGCAAAGATCTGAATTCAGAGCATACCTGACTCatcccccccattttttttttctttccttttcttcttcattatCTCTCTGGTAAATTCTGACCATATTTCTGACCATAATGAGTCATGTTCTACAGTAAATAATTCTTCTTTTAATCATCTCTCAATGCTCAGTCATTCCGGCCATACACTAAGTTGCAATACTTGTAAGGCTGTTTCCTGTTTGTTAACCAGAACTAAGACACTACCTTACATTTTTAGGAAGTAAAACTAAACACTATTCCAGATTCTAGCCTAATGCTTTAACACACCAAAGCATACTCTGCTTCAATTTTAAACCTTAACTTTGCCTACAATATATCACTTCCCCTTATCTTACATTAACAGGTGATGCTTACTTCATTTCTGTAATACAGCAAGAGTACAAATCGCCAGGGAAAAGCAAGAGGCAGATGAATGGCATTGGATCACAGAAACAGCAAGGCATCACATTTCTTGAAAAGGATCAACATTTGAGAACATGCTAGTGACTAAAAATATGCTTGCTTAGGTAATGAAAGAACTAACAGAACATCTCTAAGAATCAAGCAGAATCTCAGTCAGTGTCACATTTCAAATTTGAGTTTAAGAATTGTGCCAAAATTTCAGGAACAGTTTAACTATAGCATTCTTTACACTTCCTGTCATCTTTTCTAAATTCCCAGCGATGCTTAGCCCTTATTTCTATATGATAAAGAATGGTTTCCATAGCAAACCAGAATAATTAATTCTGTATGTGCAAATGGACAAAGGGATGAGTGCACAAACACACATCTCGACACAGTGGCAATGGAAGCAGCTGAGCTTGTTTTTGTAATGAAATTACAAATTAACTGAACTTGTTTTGGTGATGAAATCCTGCGGTCACAGCTTCCAGGTATTAAGGGCATCACCAAGATTTTAATGCTGGTGTAAGTGTCCACCTCCTACAAACTCTAATCTATTGTTGCATAAATCAGACTGCAAGAAAATACTGTGCATGACCAGAAGTAATGTCATGTctgtttttctggaaaaaaaaaaaggcagaaaccaATAATTTTTATCCACTTCTCATGTCACTAAAAGTATCTGATACTTTTAGTGACATGAGAAGTGGataaaaattttacttttagtATCTGATACTTTATATGATTGCTCTGCATGGCCATTCAAGAGGAATAATTCTTGAAGGCACTTACAGAAGATGTGAAAAGGCTATAGCTGCCATTAAACATTAGCTGTGATTCTCCAAACAGTTGATAAATagataaatacatttatttattaataaatttaaaGACTCATAGTTTCTCTAAATGCATTTTGGCAGACACTTAAGACATGGTAATCACCACCAGAACCAAAGTATCAGagatgcttttttaaaataagcataACCACAGGATTAGAATTTATCTATGTGGCAATTAAACAGGGGTCAAGATCCATCCCTCAGAGCTGAAAGCCCGAAGTACTTGGTTTACacaatttggtttttttttttttctccaccacAAGGTCATAGAATCTAAGAACTCCTTCAACACAGCAATTCTTCACTGACCACTCAGCACACCAAAtcctccccaggtgcccccacaTGAACCCAACAGTGACAGGTCACTGCCTTTCTTCAGAGCTATGAAAAGAGGAGATAATAAAATTTGCCATAAAAACAACACACTTGAGCCCCACTACAGAAACAGTGGACACAAATGGCAGTTTTCACCATGTAACTGCTGAAATGCTTCTGTGGGTAAAGTTTTGGGGAACTCTGTGTGCaagagtggaaaaaacccagTCTTGCTTCTCTCCATGGCTCTGGTCCCATATAACCTGTGGAGCAGACACAAGAACTCATCCAGGTGAGCTCCCTTTCAAAGAGTGGAGTGGCTCTTTGTCCTTCCATCCTCTCCCCTTTCCActggagggcacagccccaatTTTTAACACAAGCCCATATCTTCCTTTAGGAAATCTCTTCTATCCCACAGCATCTCTGCTCTGGCAGCCTCCAGAGGTGCTTTAAGAAGGGGAGAGTCAAAAACAGAGGCATGCCTTCAACCCTCCTCATCCTGCTGCCAAGAAAAGAGGCCACAGAGGAAGCAACACAAACACTGGGCTCTTTGCCTCTACCAAACACAAAACTGGAAGATCtaagaataaataaaaccagTGTAATAGTTAAATTGTTGAGCATGTTTAGATATTCAAGCTTATGTGAaaagtaataaaagaaaaaacatattAAAGGGGATGGAAAAGAACCTATGAAAGATCCAAAATGCTAAACATATAAAGTAGGAAAGGAATAAAGTCCACGTGGACATGACTGGCTTCTGATTGGAACTCAAAAGCTGAATGAAAGCTCTCAAAAAATGACAGAACAAAGCTCAGGggccaagaaaagaaaattattaaccACTGAGATTTTATTTAACTGAAATCATGAATTCACTGTTCTGCAGAGTGCCTAGCACAGCTTTTTATgactattttaataaaataaaggtTAAATGAGAAGCTCcctttgctgggttttttaaCAACCAAACCACATTTTCCAGCAACACGTTTGCCTGTAAAAAGCTAAGTAGCCATTTACTCTTCTACCTTCACCACGTGTGTGCATGGGATGGgtgtatttggggtttttgtttgaaCAGCTTTATTGATGTTCTTGGAGTATTTTGtgggggtgggtttggggattttttaagaGCTAAACTTCATGACCATATAGACAACACAAGGGAGCGAAGAACCAGTTTCAATGGATGTAACTCACCATGGGGAACACATCAATCGACTTCCTCAAAATTTTCTGGACTCAAGCATTAAAGCTAAATGGTCAACTAAAACCCCACAAGCAAACGAACAAATCCCTAAGTTCTCAATTGAATGGGGACagttttttctttgaaacagCTTATGGACTGTTTAAACTATGAATCCATTTCCTTTTCACATAGCAACAATTTGTTTCTTTGTCTGAAGCACAGGCAACACCTCCTCAAAAGCAAAAGGAGAacagctgcaggcagaaaaaCTGAGTAAAGAAGACAAGCAAAGCTTACAAAGAAAACTAGTTTAACTTCTCATGTTTCAAATGTGATGGCTTGTCTCCATCCCCACTTTAAAAGCAGATTAATATAACGTAGTGCCATATATTTCTTAAATGTAAAAAACTGAATTGAAATGGGTGTTTTTATTTACATGGGAAATTTATAATGGAAACACTCATCCTAAACTGAGATTTGCAAATCAGAAAGAGGATGCTACAAGAGCTAAAAAAACCTTCATCAACATAAAATGAggaatcagattttttttttaccaataatTTAAAGAAGTAAAGAAGGCAACATTAGTCCTAAACATCCCAAATCCATTTTAAAAGAGTAACTATAAAAGTTTTGAGTTCAGCTGCAAAGCAAATCTGAAAATGTAGTGgcttaaggggaaaaaaaaaggttaagaCTTCTTTGCTCTTTTTACTGCTTGATCTGAGAGAGTTAGAAACTGCAGGGAAGTTCAGGCTAGAAATATGAAGCTGTCTCTATCCTTCGTGCTGGAAGCTTCACCATTTATTCTCCCTCAGCTGAAGAATGCATCAAATATTGCATCTTCCATGCAAGCAAAGTCCAGTTTAACAGTTATTTATTGTGACTACATAAAACTCACTGACCATTCTAGTTTGTCACGTTGTTGATATCTACTGGTGTTATACTAACTTTTCAGTCAGACTCCGAGAGGAAATACAGCAGATGACACTTACATGTACAAAACGGAAAATAATTTTGTCCATAAATAGTAATGCTAAAACAACCCCCTCTCAAATGATTTTCTTTTGCAAGATTCCCCCCTCAGCCAGGGTGTTCTGAAAACCAGCAATTACTGGCTACTTTTAATAGTATGATTTTTACTGTTATACAGCTGCAAATACTTCAGAACTGTGTTGCGGCcttaaaacccccaaaccattccagaagGGTATATTTATGTAAGTAGCCAGTACTATTTTAATTTACCTTACTGAACTGAGGGGCTGAAGTCTTTATGGTTATAATTACTTTTCTCCAAAAGGATGCTCATTGTCCAAGACAGAGTACATTCCAAATGACAGCGATCCAGGGTTTTCTTTGTCTGGGTGCCTATTCATGGCTCAGTAACTGTGCCTCGCCCACACTGATTAATCTGAAGAGGCAGAGCGTGCACAGGCTCTCTAATAAGTGGAGAACCTCAAAACCCACTTGGACGACTGTTCACCTTTTCCTTCATCCCTCGCCAGGATTTGTTAAGTCTCAGGTAAGATCTGGCCTTCCAGCCAAGCCCTTCTTTAGCTCCTATTGCTCTGGAGATGCCCATGCTCCTTGCACACAGGCAGGCACAGCCATATTCCCCACCCACACGATTACCATGGATTATTACTGCTCTTGTGCCTCACTGCTGaatcctatatatatatatatatatatacacatgtatATTCTTAATGCAGCAGAGTAACCCCCTCAGCTGACTAATGTTCAGCATTATCTCATGGAAAAAGCTGCACTACAAGCCTTATATTCATCACAAACAAAACTTGGTAGTGTGCAATGAGATTTCATAGAAAGGACTAATGCTTGTGCAGATTTGCTCAAGACTCATTGGATCAACCATTTCACCCACAACTACATCCTAAATCTGTTACTGAACACAAAGGCACATCTCAAATGCAAAGTGCAGCCATACTGAAACCAAGCATTAGATCTTTTCAGCTGCAGACAAACTAAATGGATTAAGGTATATGTAGCATTAATACGGGTTCAGATGGTAGTCTGTGTGCACACCAtgcccttcctcctctcccttccaCACAGAACTACTGAACAGAACAGGTCAGCATGTTACAAATCCTGCACTGCAAATTGTGGGCAGAGTTCAGAGAGCCTGAGACCAAAGGCAAGGAAGAAAAGACCATGATCTTTTTGCCACTACATGTGACTATATAAGGTAATTTTTGTGAACTTCCCACCTCTTAGTTTCATCCTTTATATTGTATATTTTCTAATAAAAACTGGATTAAGTAGTTGAATTGAAGCAAAGcctatttttaattaaagattATACCAAATCCACAGTCTTTAAACAGTTTGCCCATCATACATACATCATGCAATCAAGACTGCATTCAGAAAGCACAATATTTTACTGCCATCTCCACACTCAGAATCTACAAACTaagaaacaaaggaaataaCACAGAGACTTTTTCAATGGAAACTTGAGCTACTGATAAATAACTTTGCTTTCATGCTGCATTCTGATGGATGAAAATTGCTATATACATTATTTCCACATTTaaacagcagtgctgctggctaAGTATCCTTTtcaattttctgcttttgcaaagAATTCCATTAGGATCATTCTGTTTATAAACCATTCAGGATTCTTTCATCACTACATTACAGTGACTCTCCCAGCCTCACCATCACTGATCAAGTGTATTCAGTATCTTGTAAACGATCCCAGCTCACCTTTAGCCTAAGCTGAGATCTCAATTTTCCCATCTATCTCAAGTGTCAAACACATGCACTATTTGTACACAGCCTGCTCCCTTTGGGTTGCTACAGCAAATCCTTTTTAGATCTGCCAGCAATACATTGATGCAAGTAATCCCCTCCTCCCTATCATTCTTTAGGCTGGGTAATAAAAAACTTTGTTCTCTTCCCTCTCACCAGATTTATCTTGCCTGCCAGTATTTCTGCTCTAGCATCAAACAGCTGCAGAATCAAGTTTAATACCTGCAAAACAGAAGATTGGCAACTACTTTAAAATGCCATATTTTGTGTTTTGACCTCAGTGACAACCTCTTAAAAGACAGCAAGGACGCTGATCAAAATCTGAGTTTGATTTTACTAAGATTCTGCACTCAGAGTACCAGGGCTGTCTGCTGGCTCATGCTGACTCATTAGTTAACCTCTGTCTCTAACAGCAATTTAGCAAACTGTGGCTCAATGGATTATAAACAGAATtactatttaattttaaaacaaggaTTTTTAACATAAAAAAGTTTTAGTGGATCCCTCCGAAACTTCAAGCACTTACAAAATAACTACTGCTTTTAAGagttaactgaaaaaaaatgtagcaATTGACATTGCAAGGCTAAGGAAACTATTGCAACAGAGAAAACATGTCCAGCTCAACTTCCTCTCCAGTTTATTTGTGTAAAACATTCTCTCAGCTGTACTTCCTCactggcagaggaaggagaacaTCACTTTAGATCCAAACAGTCACAACAGACTGTAGCATAAAGAAAAGGAACGAAAAAACTTGAAGTCTTAAAATTTGCTTTACAATTAGACTTCATGGTAGACTTTAAGTAAGGAACTTCCAATTTACTTGACCTTTATCTTTTGTTAAGGCAGGCTTGGGGAGGGAAAACTTAATTACAGAGCTTCTGATGGTTCTGTTTTTATAAAAATCTGCATACAGAAGTGTTTTCTATTGAAAACCTATAATACAATTACAGAAAACTTtaagtgaaaataaatattcGAAACCTTCAGGCTATCCCTTAATATTAATTACGAGAAAAAAGGGATGATTTTCTAGAATCATCTCCCCACCCCATTTCTTTCTCAGATTCTGGACAGTCTTTCAAGTAGCAAGAGAAACAATTGAGATTAATTGCAATAATCTTAGTATTCTCCAATTTTATGGGTGAATAGGTAACAATAGATTTGTGCTTTCAACTTAAGAAACGGACCAATACATTCAGGTGATAAGCAAGGTCTTACACAGACACAAAAATCTGCCTGCAGGTTTACTCaggagccttttttttttgcttgtgaAATCTCTTTGAGGTTTGGAGTGCTAGTCATTGCATGGAACAGCAAGCAGGAAGAGCAAGGACCTGAGGCTCACAGCTTTTAACGTGACAAGAAATCAGTGCTAAGTCCCAAAAGCTCCATTCCATTTGCTGAtgctggcagagctccagctggcACAACCTTCTGAAAAGCCATTTCACCTGTCACTGGTAGGAAATGGGAAGAGGCAGGGCTGTCACCGAGCAAGGTCCTGAAAGAAAGGACTTACCTCATTTCCTTTTATTGCCAGAGAAGATCCAAACCTTGCAGACACATATTACCACTAACATCCTTTACTACTGGTCCTGCTGCACTCTTCAAAAAGGCAGGGCATACTCTAAACTACTCACATGGAATGACATGAATAAAAAGAAGCTTTGAAGAAAATTCTAAACTGAAATTCTTGTTCTGAATTTTGTAAAAGTATTATTAAATGCTTAACAAAAAAAGTCTTTGTATGAATAGCCACAGATCTCAAAATGACTGTTAAAAAGGCTTAGGAAGTAACTAATTACAAATGAATGAATATTTAGCaatgaaagcagaaaatataGGAGAGGTAGTAAGAAATAAACCTATTTACTTCCCTCTCCTGGAAGCTTCTAATTATAAATAGCAGCAGCTTTAACAAATCACCAGTCCTCTGTGATGTTGCTATAATGTGCAGCTTCCCACAATTAATACCTAACAGAGACttatttttaaagaactttTAAAGAGTTAACTTCCCAGGAGTTTGACTACCCAAGACAGAATTCCACAGCTTGTGTTTTATCATGCTGTCTGCTCTAAGTGAATTAGTGCAGCTATTTACAAATCAAATAATCATTTTTAATCAGGTTTTGAAAACATTGATAGAGAATGGTGATGGAAAATTTTGGGAACCAGTAATCCCAGCTTCCGGTCACACCACTATTTTACAAAAAGGCAACAAGAGTGCATCCCCAAAAGGCAGTAAACAatgaagcaaaaggaaaaactaTCACAGGCTCTGAAATGTTCATGTTGGCTTATTCCTTTGATCAATTTATGTAAATGATCACATGTAATCATCAAAACACATTCCTCTAAGTTCCAGCACACCCTGCTCATTTGTCTGTGGGAAGTAACAGTGCTGCAAAGATCTGCACGATCCAAACACAGCATAATGTTTCATACCAGCCCGTCTCACAGAGCACATTAAATCTCTCCTGAAAGGCAAACAGGGACTATTCAAATATTTGTTGTACGCAGAACCAGGAACCAGGAAGTACTGTATGCATAAGAGCAGAACAAGactgaggaaaacaaagcaaactcTTACCTGAACTGAAGGTGATAGCTCTTGCTTACTGATAGTCCCTTGGAAAGATGCTAGAGCAATACTGTCAGTCTTGTGTAACACTGGGCCATCGCTCCTGGCAGACACATCTGTCCTATGTGACTGCCACGTCTCTTTTCTGTGATGAGATTCACCAGCCTGCTCATCTCCAAAGGCAGCCCAAGAACAGCTGTCTTTTTGTTCATCTTCAAAAGCATTCCAGTCTGTAGCCTGGTTACAGCCTGCTGAACTGAAGTCCGCAAAGTCATCCGAGTCCTGGAAAGCAACACTCTCATCTTGAGGTTTTGGCACTGAATCAAAGTCTCCAAATTCAGTATCGTCACCATTTTCTACCTCAGTAGTATGCTGGAAGTCTACCCCAGAAGTTTTACTGGTAGTATCACATTCTAAAGTGTCAGCAGCCTGATTTAGTTCAGCTTGGTCCAAACTTGCTGGCTGCTGACAAACAGTACTCGTGTCCCTGAATTCACCAAATTCCTCATTAGGTTCGCTAATGTGTGCGGGCTGCTCAGAAGTTCTTTCTGAATCAAGAGCGTTTATTGAGTCTTCAGCATTCCTGAAGGTGGGAGACACACTGCTGACTGAACCAAAGTCACCAAACACATCATCATGTTTGTCACTGCAAACTAAAACTTCAGTGCTACTTCCACCATTCTTGAGATCTTCATCACCACCCAGTTTGTCTCCCGCAGGATCACAGCTGAGGCTTTGGATCTTATCAGCCTTGATGTCTGCTGCTTTTGAAGAATCCTCAGACCTACTAAAATCTTTGCCATTCTCTATGTGATGTTGTCTTCTCCTCCCACTGTGCTCTCCATTCTCTGTAGTGCATATTGAACTTCCAGTTGTTTGAGACGTACTAGAAATTGCAAATTCCAGTGCTGAGGGACCCTGTTCACAACTAATTTCTGAAATGCAAAGCTCTTCTTCACTATGAGTTACTCTGTTTATTCTGTTATTCTCCTGAATGCTCACTGAGTCTCTTTCATTAAGAACACTGCATATTGTAGGCTCTGTTCCCTCTAAATGGATTGGGGTTTTGTTTGAGAAGGTAGCAAAATCTGCAACATCTGCACCTGAGCTAGGCATTGAGTTCAAATTTTGCTCAGTACTATGGGTGCTAACAGTTTTCAGTCCCTTTGAGTCACCAATACTGTCTAGATCTTCTGTTCCCTGAGGATTTACAGGGTCTGATGCTGCAAATCCATTTGTTAGAATCTCTAGACACGGAAGTTTCTCACCATTACAAGTATCTATTTGCTCATCCTGCCTCTCAACTGTTACACCAGTTCTAACCACACGAGAAgaaaaaccctctgattttccAGTGTTGTCTCTTTGTTCCCCCCTTCTGTTTACATCTTCTAAAGCGGTACCTGAAGTTCtaaatttagatttttctttGATAGTACTAGTAGCTGACATATCAGAAAGCTCCTTAGTATGAGTAGGAAGCTCTGCAATGCAGTCTTTATCTTTACCATTTTTAACAGATGTGAAAGTTGCAATGCTAGCTACATTGTCAGAATAATCATGGAGTGGGATGAAATGATTTGTGGGTATAAACTCTTCCTTTGGATGACTGTAGTCCGCTGTATCAAAATCAGCAAAAGCTACATcagcagtgctcacaccagaaaATCCTCCAAactcatcttcatcatcatcatcagctCCATTGTCAAGTGGTGGAGGGGATGAGGAGTACATTCGAATAATGTCTGGTTCCATTGTTCAGTTCTGCTTCAACATTAATATATTTCTGTATGAGGGAAAAACAGAGCTATGT from Agelaius phoeniceus isolate bAgePho1 chromosome 3, bAgePho1.hap1, whole genome shotgun sequence harbors:
- the AFTPH gene encoding aftiphilin isoform X2, encoding MEPDIIRMYSSSPPPLDNGADDDDEDEFGGFSGVSTADVAFADFDTADYSHPKEEFIPTNHFIPLHDYSDNVASIATFTSVKNGKDKDCIAELPTHTKELSDMSATSTIKEKSKFRTSGTALEDVNRRGEQRDNTGKSEGFSSRVVRTGVTVERQDEQIDTCNGEKLPCLEILTNGFAASDPVNPQGTEDLDSIGDSKGLKTVSTHSTEQNLNSMPSSGADVADFATFSNKTPIHLEGTEPTICSVLNERDSVSIQENNRINRVTHSEEELCISEISCEQGPSALEFAISSTSQTTGSSICTTENGEHSGRRRQHHIENGKDFSRSEDSSKAADIKADKIQSLSCDPAGDKLGGDEDLKNGGSSTEVLVCSDKHDDVFGDFGSVSSVSPTFRNAEDSINALDSERTSEQPAHISEPNEEFGEFRDTSTVCQQPASLDQAELNQAADTLECDTTSKTSGVDFQHTTEVENGDDTEFGDFDSVPKPQDESVAFQDSDDFADFSSAGCNQATDWNAFEDEQKDSCSWAAFGDEQAGESHHRKETWQSHRTDVSARSDGPVLHKTDSIALASFQGTISKQELSPSVQTTLLSRLERIFEVCFPSIPVAEIEEEISSLNHLLEAGEKQITTEETLGSTGELMDVWTELQDIHDAYGLRYQWGGSHSNKKLLCSLGIDTRNILFTGNKKQPVIVPMYAAGLGMLEPTKEPLKPISAAEKIASIGQTPPVSPEMSTCASDQFQESLPPVQFDWSSSGLTNPLDGVDPELYELTTSKLETSNASSRVTDAFARLMSTVEKASTSTRKPKKEEHLSEEAAKVISSLPDLTFMHAKVLMFPATLTPSTSCQEKVD
- the AFTPH gene encoding aftiphilin isoform X1 is translated as MEPDIIRMYSSSPPPLDNGADDDDEDEFGGFSGVSTADVAFADFDTADYSHPKEEFIPTNHFIPLHDYSDNVASIATFTSVKNGKDKDCIAELPTHTKELSDMSATSTIKEKSKFRTSGTALEDVNRRGEQRDNTGKSEGFSSRVVRTGVTVERQDEQIDTCNGEKLPCLEILTNGFAASDPVNPQGTEDLDSIGDSKGLKTVSTHSTEQNLNSMPSSGADVADFATFSNKTPIHLEGTEPTICSVLNERDSVSIQENNRINRVTHSEEELCISEISCEQGPSALEFAISSTSQTTGSSICTTENGEHSGRRRQHHIENGKDFSRSEDSSKAADIKADKIQSLSCDPAGDKLGGDEDLKNGGSSTEVLVCSDKHDDVFGDFGSVSSVSPTFRNAEDSINALDSERTSEQPAHISEPNEEFGEFRDTSTVCQQPASLDQAELNQAADTLECDTTSKTSGVDFQHTTEVENGDDTEFGDFDSVPKPQDESVAFQDSDDFADFSSAGCNQATDWNAFEDEQKDSCSWAAFGDEQAGESHHRKETWQSHRTDVSARSDGPVLHKTDSIALASFQGTISKQELSPSVQTTLLSRLERIFEVCFPSIPVAEIEEEISSLNHLLEAGEKQITTEETLGSTGELMDVWTELQDIHDAYGLRYQWGGSHSNKKLLCSLGIDTRNILFTGNKKQPVIVPMYAAGLGMLEPTKEPLKPISAAEKIASIGQTPPVSPEMSTCASDQFQESLPPVQFDWSSSGLTNPLDASGGSTLLNLDFFGPVDDSSSSSTTTIPGVDPELYELTTSKLETSNASSRVTDAFARLMSTVEKASTSTRKPKKEEHLSEEAAKVISSLPDLTFMHAKVLMFPATLTPSTSCQEKVD